Proteins from a single region of Nitratidesulfovibrio sp.:
- a CDS encoding multidrug effflux MFS transporter, producing MDTLKPSENDAQIVAGALFLTILGALMAFTSLSTDIYLPAMPTMAKELHGDTEFTITGFLVGFTFAQLLWGPISDSKGRKAPLFIGMLIFAIGSAGCAMSQTITQIVFWRIVQAFGACTGPMLARAMIRDLYSRTQAAQMLSTLMIIMAIAPIIGPLMGGQIIRVSSWHSIFWLLTVIGLLMFVSLFWLPETLPAEKRTPASIGSAFTNYYFLLRHKVFMRFTLCVTFYYVAAYAFIAGSPRVYITHFGVDPQHYGWLFAVNIIGVMIISFFNRHLVYRFSLRMLLQIATTVSLLAMIAMAVFVREELFGMYIIVGMVFIFFSMNGIVAAVSTAAALDEVPHIAGSASALIGALQYGSGIVSSVLLALFSNGTPWTMTWIMLLFTAAAFLAVQGKASKYASRFFGRHAGS from the coding sequence ATGGATACTCTCAAGCCCTCGGAAAATGACGCACAAATCGTCGCTGGCGCGCTGTTTCTGACCATTCTTGGTGCGTTGATGGCATTCACATCGCTATCGACCGACATTTACCTTCCGGCAATGCCGACAATGGCCAAGGAACTCCACGGCGACACAGAATTCACTATCACCGGTTTTCTGGTGGGGTTCACCTTCGCCCAACTTCTCTGGGGGCCGATCAGTGACAGCAAGGGCCGTAAGGCTCCGCTTTTCATCGGCATGTTGATTTTTGCGATAGGAAGCGCAGGTTGCGCCATGTCGCAAACGATCACGCAGATCGTCTTCTGGCGCATCGTGCAGGCTTTTGGCGCATGCACCGGCCCCATGCTGGCTCGGGCGATGATTCGGGATTTGTACTCCCGTACCCAGGCGGCGCAAATGCTGTCGACCCTGATGATCATCATGGCCATAGCGCCGATCATCGGTCCGCTCATGGGGGGGCAAATCATTCGGGTCAGCAGTTGGCACAGCATATTCTGGCTGCTGACGGTGATCGGGTTGCTGATGTTCGTCTCGCTGTTCTGGTTGCCGGAGACTCTGCCCGCCGAAAAGAGAACGCCCGCTTCGATAGGGAGCGCCTTCACGAATTATTATTTCCTGTTGCGGCATAAGGTGTTCATGCGGTTCACCCTTTGCGTGACATTCTATTACGTTGCCGCGTATGCATTCATCGCCGGATCGCCGCGAGTGTACATCACCCATTTCGGGGTAGACCCGCAGCACTACGGATGGCTGTTCGCGGTCAACATCATCGGAGTCATGATCATCAGCTTCTTCAACAGGCATCTTGTCTACAGGTTTTCCCTGCGCATGTTGTTGCAGATTGCGACAACAGTATCATTGTTAGCCATGATTGCCATGGCTGTATTTGTCAGGGAAGAACTTTTCGGCATGTATATAATCGTCGGGATGGTCTTCATATTCTTCTCGATGAACGGAATCGTCGCCGCTGTGTCAACGGCGGCAGCCCTGGACGAGGTTCCCCATATCGCAGGTTCGGCTTCCGCGTTGATCGGCGCGCTGCAATACGGGAGCGGCATCGTCTCGTCCGTGCTGCTTGCCCTGTTCAGCAACGGGACGCCGTGGACTATGACCTGGATAATGCTGTTGTTCACGGCGGCTGCGTTTCTTGCAGTGCAGGGAAAGGCAAGCAAATACGCCAGCCGGTTCTTCGGTAGACATGCCGGTAGCTGA
- a CDS encoding MBL fold metallo-hydrolase gives MKLTRRRMLTLVGLSCAAAGSCALQPKIGPLPDGQRLERIRTSPNHAGGEFHNQLPTELFTGEGGKVSSMWDFLFVPKDRLKPDHPLPMVGTDLRALAGRDEAAVWLGHSSLFLRTGDHTVLIDPVFGSYAAPFFFMNRAFGGDYPYAAHAMPEIDCLIISHDHWDHLDHATLTALRPKVKAVVCPLGVGAILEEWGFDPAIIHEADWYESVQAGRNLLVHVLPARHFSGRWISRNKTLWAGFMIETAGRRVFYSGDSGYGPHFAQIGERFGTVDLAIMENGQYDPNWKNIHMMPEEAVQGAMDLRARALLPVHSGRFCISNHAWDAPYERIAAASAEKPFRLLTPRIGEVVDMDNESQLFDAWWKTTKQADGRMSG, from the coding sequence ATGAAACTGACGCGGCGAAGGATGCTGACGCTGGTGGGCCTGTCATGCGCGGCGGCGGGGTCCTGCGCGCTCCAGCCCAAGATCGGCCCGCTTCCTGATGGGCAACGGCTGGAACGCATCAGGACTTCGCCGAACCATGCAGGCGGCGAGTTTCACAACCAACTGCCCACAGAACTCTTCACCGGCGAAGGGGGAAAGGTGTCCTCCATGTGGGACTTCCTGTTCGTGCCCAAGGACCGGCTGAAGCCGGACCATCCCCTGCCCATGGTCGGCACGGATTTAAGGGCATTGGCGGGGCGTGACGAGGCCGCGGTCTGGTTGGGGCACTCGTCGCTTTTCCTGCGCACCGGCGACCACACCGTTCTGATCGACCCCGTGTTCGGCTCCTATGCGGCTCCGTTCTTTTTCATGAACAGGGCCTTTGGCGGAGATTACCCCTACGCAGCCCACGCGATGCCGGAGATCGACTGCCTTATCATTTCCCACGACCATTGGGACCATCTGGACCATGCGACGCTGACCGCCCTGCGCCCCAAGGTGAAGGCCGTCGTCTGCCCGCTGGGCGTCGGTGCCATCCTGGAGGAATGGGGATTCGATCCGGCCATCATCCACGAGGCCGACTGGTACGAAAGTGTACAGGCCGGGCGGAACCTGCTCGTCCACGTTTTGCCGGCGCGGCACTTTTCGGGCCGCTGGATCAGCCGCAACAAGACACTCTGGGCAGGCTTCATGATCGAAACGGCCGGGCGCAGGGTGTTCTACAGTGGCGATAGTGGGTACGGCCCTCATTTTGCGCAGATTGGCGAGAGATTCGGCACGGTGGACCTGGCCATCATGGAAAATGGGCAATACGACCCGAACTGGAAAAACATCCACATGATGCCGGAAGAAGCGGTTCAGGGGGCGATGGACCTTCGCGCGCGGGCTCTGCTGCCGGTCCACTCCGGGCGGTTCTGCATATCCAACCATGCCTGGGATGCCCCCTATGAAAGGATTGCCGCTGCAAGCGCGGAGAAGCCTTTCAGGCTGCTGACCCCGCGCATCGGTGAAGTGGTCGACATGGACAACGAGTCGCAACTGTTCGACGCTTGGTGGAAAACCACGAAGCAGGCCGATGGCCGCATGTCAGGATAG
- a CDS encoding SDR family oxidoreductase, translating into MNSNIAGKVVVITGASSGLGEATARSLSVQGATVVLGARRVDRLQALVDALTASGGKALALATDVTDAAQVKALVDEAVRIFGRVDVMLNNAGLMPHSPLERLKLDDWDRMIDVNLKGVLYGIAAALPHMQRQKSGHIINVSSVAGHKVHPGSAVYSATKTAVRVISEGLRMEVKPYGIRTTVLSPGAVSSELMHSVTEPDVAEGIRQFYAEYAIPAETFARMVVFAMSQPDDVDINEILFRPTDQEL; encoded by the coding sequence ATGAACAGCAACATCGCAGGAAAGGTTGTGGTCATCACCGGCGCGAGCAGCGGGCTTGGCGAAGCCACGGCGCGCTCCCTCTCCGTCCAGGGGGCGACCGTCGTGCTGGGCGCGCGGCGTGTGGATCGCCTGCAGGCCCTTGTGGATGCGTTGACCGCCAGCGGAGGCAAGGCCCTGGCCCTGGCCACGGACGTCACCGACGCCGCACAGGTGAAGGCGCTGGTGGACGAGGCCGTACGCATCTTCGGCCGCGTCGACGTCATGCTCAACAACGCCGGGCTCATGCCGCACTCGCCACTGGAACGCCTCAAACTCGACGACTGGGACCGCATGATCGACGTGAACCTCAAGGGTGTGCTTTACGGCATCGCTGCCGCGCTGCCGCACATGCAGCGCCAGAAGTCTGGGCACATCATCAACGTCTCTTCCGTGGCCGGGCACAAGGTCCACCCTGGCTCTGCGGTATATTCGGCCACCAAGACCGCCGTGCGGGTCATCTCCGAGGGGCTACGCATGGAGGTGAAGCCGTATGGCATCCGCACCACGGTGCTTTCGCCGGGCGCGGTTTCCTCTGAGTTGATGCATAGCGTGACTGAGCCGGACGTAGCCGAGGGCATCCGCCAGTTCTATGCCGAGTATGCCATTCCGGCCGAGACCTTCGCGCGCATGGTCGTGTTCGCCATGAGCCAGCCGGATGACGTGGACATCAACGAGATACTCTTCCGGCCCACGGATCAGGAACTGTAG
- a CDS encoding SDR family oxidoreductase: MSNDTQKVWFITAANKGLGAATAREALALGNKVVAAARNPESVIQALGESPDLLPVKLDVTDDAQVRAAVAAAMERFGRIDVLAHVAGYGLIGYFEEMSETLIRKQMETNLFGAMKLTREVLPIMRSQRSGLIIGVSSTSGVRAVGGGSVYSASKFALEGWLEGMHVDLAPYGIRCMIIEPGAFRTDFFNTATSFAFSDLEIDDYREQRAALYNLMVSQHGKQPGDPARFAKAVMQAVTSPNPPLRLLAGKAAVSTIDKHLAERRAEYAAWSAVSAACDFE; encoded by the coding sequence ATGAGCAACGACACACAAAAGGTCTGGTTCATCACCGCAGCCAACAAGGGGCTTGGCGCAGCCACCGCCCGTGAAGCCCTTGCCTTGGGCAACAAGGTTGTTGCGGCCGCGCGCAATCCCGAATCCGTCATCCAGGCCCTCGGCGAGTCTCCCGACCTGCTTCCCGTGAAGCTCGACGTCACGGATGACGCGCAGGTTCGCGCCGCGGTGGCGGCCGCAATGGAGCGCTTCGGGCGCATCGACGTTCTGGCCCATGTCGCGGGGTACGGACTCATCGGATACTTCGAGGAAATGTCCGAGACGCTCATCCGCAAGCAGATGGAGACCAACCTCTTCGGCGCCATGAAGCTGACCCGCGAGGTCCTGCCGATCATGCGAAGCCAGCGGTCGGGGTTGATCATCGGAGTCAGCTCCACCTCAGGCGTTCGCGCCGTGGGGGGCGGCTCCGTCTACAGCGCCTCCAAGTTCGCCCTCGAAGGCTGGCTGGAGGGAATGCACGTTGATCTCGCGCCATACGGCATCCGCTGCATGATCATCGAGCCGGGAGCCTTCCGCACCGACTTCTTCAACACGGCGACCTCATTCGCCTTCTCCGATCTGGAGATCGACGACTACCGGGAGCAGCGCGCCGCCTTGTACAATCTCATGGTCTCCCAGCACGGCAAGCAGCCCGGCGACCCGGCCAGGTTCGCCAAGGCCGTGATGCAGGCCGTGACCTCCCCGAATCCTCCCTTGCGGCTGCTGGCGGGCAAGGCCGCAGTGAGCACCATCGACAAGCATCTCGCGGAACGCCGCGCGGAATACGCGGCGTGGAGCGCGGTTTCGGCGGCGTGCGACTTCGAATAG